Proteins from a single region of Limosilactobacillus fermentum:
- a CDS encoding beta-ketoacyl-ACP synthase III: MRILETASYVPARVVTNDELSQLMDTSDEWITTRTGIKQRHISQGETTSDLAVNVANQLLAKAGLAAEQVALIVVATMSPDSYTPSTAAIVQGQIGATKAVAFDLSAACSGFVYALHTVERLLNPGQRALVIGSEVLSKLIDWQDRTTAVLFGDGAGGVLVEQETTGPSHVLGEHLATFGDQADQLSAGQTTPLTSFPGPVTKVAPFTMNGRAVYRFATHEVPTSIRLAAQQAGVTIEDIDAFLLHQANARIIDQVAKRLQLDRQRFPVNINEYGNTSAASEPILFAEEVQKGHLRRGDLVALSGFGGGLTVGTLILRY, encoded by the coding sequence ATGCGGATACTTGAAACCGCAAGTTACGTTCCCGCCCGGGTGGTCACTAACGATGAGTTGAGCCAGTTGATGGACACCAGCGACGAATGGATTACCACCCGTACGGGGATTAAGCAGCGTCACATCAGCCAAGGAGAGACCACCTCTGACTTGGCGGTTAACGTAGCTAATCAGCTTTTAGCAAAGGCGGGGCTAGCCGCGGAACAAGTGGCCCTGATCGTGGTGGCCACCATGTCACCCGACAGTTACACCCCGTCAACGGCGGCAATTGTCCAGGGACAAATTGGGGCAACCAAGGCGGTGGCCTTTGACCTGTCAGCGGCGTGTTCGGGCTTTGTTTACGCCCTCCACACGGTTGAGCGGTTATTAAACCCTGGTCAGCGGGCCCTAGTGATCGGTAGCGAGGTCTTATCCAAGCTGATTGATTGGCAAGACCGAACCACGGCGGTTCTGTTTGGCGACGGGGCCGGCGGGGTGCTGGTGGAACAAGAAACTACCGGGCCCTCCCACGTGTTGGGCGAGCACCTAGCCACCTTTGGCGACCAAGCCGACCAACTGAGTGCCGGGCAAACGACGCCATTAACGTCCTTCCCGGGACCGGTAACGAAGGTCGCTCCCTTTACGATGAACGGGCGGGCCGTTTACCGGTTTGCCACTCATGAGGTGCCCACTTCAATTCGGTTAGCAGCCCAACAGGCCGGGGTAACCATTGAAGATATTGACGCCTTCTTGTTGCACCAAGCCAACGCCCGGATTATCGATCAAGTGGCGAAGCGTTTGCAACTGGATCGCCAACGGTTTCCCGTTAACATCAACGAATACGGGAACACGTCGGCGGCCAGCGAGCCAATTTTATTTGCCGAAGAAGTTCAAAAAGGTCACCTACGTCGGGGCGACCTGGTGGCCCTAAGCGGTTTCGGCGGTGGACTGACCGTTGGAACCCTAATCTTAAGATACTAA
- a CDS encoding acyl carrier protein, with amino-acid sequence MTKEEVFETVKNVVVEELDVDEDQVTLDAKIKDDLEADSLDVFEIMNELEDKFDIQLDVEEGIETIGDVVDFVKKQLDEKDA; translated from the coding sequence ATGACTAAGGAAGAAGTATTTGAAACTGTTAAGAACGTTGTTGTTGAAGAATTGGACGTTGACGAAGACCAAGTAACCTTGGACGCTAAGATCAAGGACGACCTGGAAGCCGACAGCCTGGACGTGTTTGAAATCATGAACGAACTGGAAGACAAGTTCGACATCCAATTAGACGTTGAAGAAGGGATCGAAACGATCGGCGACGTGGTTGACTTTGTTAAGAAGCAACTGGACGAAAAGGACGCCTAA
- a CDS encoding ACP S-malonyltransferase — protein MQIGVLFSGQGAQKPGMGVDFLGDPLFCQLVEEASQATGLDIATLMKGEGGELDYTKYVQPALVTVSYGIYRMLERDLQLPIAGMVGLSLGEYAALMAAGALDFTPGMALLADRARYMQEDADQVPSTLAAIVEPKLDMVSQAVEAAQAAGQGVYFANYNSPDQVVLGGAKEALEQVVEEITAKEAAKKAVVLKVSGAFHTPFFNGARQKMTERLKTVAFHTPTVPVISNTTVTPFEKEGLADVLARQLAVPTHFGDDLAYLINHQGVDTTLEIGPGKTLTRFAKQVDRKLTRYRISSLADYQAFVKEVSDGTQG, from the coding sequence ATGCAAATCGGGGTTCTTTTTAGCGGGCAGGGCGCCCAGAAACCTGGGATGGGGGTCGACTTTTTGGGCGACCCCCTCTTTTGTCAATTGGTAGAAGAAGCGAGTCAAGCCACCGGTCTCGATATCGCCACCCTGATGAAGGGTGAGGGGGGCGAACTTGATTACACCAAGTACGTTCAACCAGCCCTGGTGACGGTTTCTTATGGGATTTACCGGATGTTGGAACGCGACCTGCAGTTACCGATTGCCGGGATGGTCGGATTGTCACTGGGTGAATACGCCGCTTTGATGGCGGCTGGGGCGCTAGACTTTACACCGGGAATGGCCTTGTTAGCCGACCGGGCCCGCTACATGCAAGAAGATGCCGACCAAGTCCCGTCCACCCTTGCGGCGATTGTTGAGCCCAAGTTGGACATGGTCAGCCAAGCGGTTGAAGCTGCACAAGCGGCTGGGCAAGGAGTTTACTTTGCTAACTACAACTCCCCGGACCAGGTGGTTTTAGGGGGGGCTAAGGAAGCCTTGGAACAAGTGGTTGAAGAAATCACGGCTAAGGAAGCGGCGAAAAAAGCCGTTGTCTTAAAGGTCTCCGGGGCCTTTCACACCCCGTTCTTTAACGGTGCGCGCCAGAAGATGACGGAGCGCTTAAAGACCGTCGCCTTCCACACGCCAACGGTGCCGGTGATTTCTAACACCACCGTGACCCCGTTTGAAAAGGAGGGACTGGCTGACGTCTTGGCCCGGCAACTGGCAGTGCCAACTCACTTTGGTGACGACTTAGCCTACCTGATTAACCACCAAGGGGTTGATACGACCTTGGAAATTGGGCCGGGCAAGACCCTCACCCGCTTTGCTAAGCAAGTTGATCGCAAGCTGACCCGCTACCGGATCAGTAGCCTGGCCGATTACCAGGCCTTTGTTAAGGAGGTTTCTGATGGAACTCAAGGATAA
- a CDS encoding 3-oxoacyl-ACP reductase family protein: MELKDKVVFITGSTRGIGAATALAFAKQGSRLVLNGRHDLDDDMKQKLEEAGADYKFLIGDVADEESVAQLAKEAWDAYGHIDVLVNNAGITRDRLIGGMKVADFDQVIAVNLRGPFLLIKALIKKFNKQRSGAIINLASVVGLHGNAGQANYSASKAGIVGLTKTVAREGAMRGIRCNAIAPGMIASDMTAALSERVQEGIVEQIPLKRLGTVDEVAQCAIFLAQNDYVTGQVLVVDGGMTI, translated from the coding sequence ATGGAACTCAAGGATAAGGTTGTCTTTATTACCGGTTCAACCCGGGGAATTGGGGCGGCAACCGCCCTGGCCTTTGCTAAGCAGGGGAGCCGCTTGGTGTTAAACGGGCGCCACGACCTCGATGATGATATGAAGCAAAAGCTAGAAGAAGCTGGCGCCGATTACAAGTTCTTGATTGGTGACGTAGCTGATGAAGAATCGGTGGCTCAATTAGCCAAGGAGGCTTGGGATGCCTACGGGCACATCGACGTCTTGGTTAATAACGCCGGGATCACCCGCGACCGTCTGATTGGCGGAATGAAGGTAGCAGACTTTGACCAGGTGATCGCCGTTAACTTGCGGGGACCGTTTTTACTGATTAAGGCCTTGATCAAGAAGTTTAACAAGCAACGCTCTGGTGCCATTATCAACCTGGCTAGCGTAGTTGGATTACACGGTAATGCCGGGCAGGCCAACTACTCGGCAAGTAAGGCCGGCATCGTTGGCTTAACCAAGACGGTGGCTCGTGAAGGGGCCATGCGGGGAATTCGTTGCAACGCCATTGCACCCGGGATGATTGCTAGCGACATGACGGCCGCCCTTTCCGAACGGGTTCAAGAGGGCATCGTGGAACAAATTCCGCTTAAGCGACTAGGAACGGTCGATGAAGTGGCACAATGCGCAATCTTCTTGGCGCAAAATGATTACGTTACCGGCCAAGTATTGGTCGTTGACGGTGGGATGACGATTTAG
- the fabF gene encoding beta-ketoacyl-ACP synthase II yields MTRVVITGMGAIAPNGNGLTAFVENSLAGQVGIKKITKFDAEETGIAVAGQIDDFDPAEVVGKKNARRMDLYSQYAIQTAQEAVDMAGINEDNTAPEDMGVIFGSGIGGLTTIQEQIIKMHDKGPKRVSPMFVPMAISNMAAGNIAIRFNAQNMCSAVVTACASGTNAIGDAYRQVKEGRAQVMITGGSEASVNEIGIAGFAALTALSTTEDPLKASKPFDVDRNGFVLGEGGAAMVLESLEHAKARGAKILGEIVGYGATGDAYHITSPDPTGKGAARAMQQAIDEAGITPAEVAYVNAHGTATHANDSGEAHAIQTVFGEGSEVKVSSTKGMTGHLLGAAGAIEAVLTVAALEQGKLPANVGCDNQDPDCPVTLVTAENQAAPQARFAISNSFGFGGHNAVLTFKKWEDD; encoded by the coding sequence ATGACACGCGTAGTAATCACGGGAATGGGCGCCATTGCCCCGAACGGAAACGGCTTAACCGCCTTCGTAGAAAACAGTCTGGCCGGCCAGGTCGGGATCAAGAAGATCACTAAGTTTGATGCCGAAGAGACCGGGATTGCGGTTGCAGGTCAAATTGATGATTTCGATCCCGCTGAAGTAGTCGGCAAGAAAAACGCCCGGCGGATGGACCTCTACTCCCAATACGCCATTCAAACGGCCCAAGAAGCCGTTGACATGGCCGGAATCAACGAAGATAACACCGCCCCAGAGGACATGGGGGTGATCTTTGGGTCTGGGATCGGGGGCTTAACCACGATCCAAGAACAAATCATTAAGATGCACGATAAAGGACCAAAGCGGGTTTCGCCAATGTTTGTTCCGATGGCTATTTCCAACATGGCGGCCGGTAACATTGCGATTCGCTTCAACGCCCAAAACATGTGCTCGGCGGTGGTAACGGCATGTGCTTCCGGGACGAACGCGATTGGTGATGCATACCGTCAAGTCAAGGAAGGTCGAGCCCAGGTAATGATCACTGGGGGGAGTGAAGCCTCCGTTAACGAAATCGGGATTGCCGGGTTTGCGGCCCTGACTGCTTTGTCAACGACCGAAGATCCACTGAAGGCCTCCAAGCCGTTTGATGTTGATCGCAACGGGTTTGTGCTGGGTGAAGGGGGCGCCGCCATGGTGCTCGAAAGCCTCGAACACGCCAAGGCTCGTGGGGCAAAGATCCTCGGTGAAATTGTTGGTTACGGGGCGACGGGGGATGCCTACCACATCACCTCACCGGATCCTACGGGGAAGGGCGCCGCGCGGGCTATGCAACAGGCGATTGACGAAGCCGGAATTACGCCAGCCGAAGTCGCATACGTTAACGCTCACGGGACGGCTACCCACGCCAACGACTCTGGTGAAGCGCACGCCATTCAAACGGTCTTTGGCGAAGGTTCCGAAGTTAAGGTTTCTTCGACCAAGGGGATGACCGGACACCTCTTAGGGGCTGCCGGGGCAATCGAAGCCGTTTTGACGGTCGCTGCCTTAGAACAAGGAAAGTTACCAGCTAACGTTGGTTGCGATAACCAAGATCCTGATTGCCCAGTCACCTTGGTAACCGCAGAAAACCAAGCAGCACCACAAGCACGCTTTGCCATCAGTAATTCCTTTGGCTTTGGGGGTCACAACGCTGTGCTGACCTTCAAGAAGTGGGAGGATGATTAA
- the accB gene encoding acetyl-CoA carboxylase biotin carboxyl carrier protein: MELKDLEKLMKVFEESDSREFKLDDGDFHLYLSKNKHHAPVEAPVQAAPAPAAAPAEPQAPAPVAKEAPGVSVKAPLVGTVYLQPKPGAPAFVKVGDRVEEGDVVCVIEAMKMMTEIKSDHAGIVSAINVKDGELVEVEQPLITLKED; encoded by the coding sequence ATGGAACTCAAGGATTTAGAGAAGCTGATGAAGGTGTTTGAAGAATCCGACAGTCGCGAGTTTAAGCTTGACGACGGGGACTTCCACCTTTACCTGAGTAAAAATAAGCACCACGCCCCCGTTGAGGCCCCGGTTCAAGCAGCCCCGGCCCCAGCTGCGGCGCCGGCGGAACCACAAGCCCCAGCTCCCGTCGCAAAGGAGGCACCGGGGGTTAGTGTGAAGGCCCCGTTGGTGGGGACCGTCTACTTACAACCGAAACCGGGGGCCCCGGCCTTTGTTAAGGTTGGCGACCGGGTTGAAGAAGGCGACGTGGTTTGCGTAATCGAAGCAATGAAGATGATGACCGAAATCAAGAGTGATCACGCGGGGATCGTGAGTGCGATCAACGTTAAAGACGGGGAGTTAGTTGAAGTAGAACAACCCCTGATCACCCTCAAGGAGGACTAA
- the fabZ gene encoding 3-hydroxyacyl-ACP dehydratase FabZ, whose product MSKVMLDSTAIQKIIPHRYPMLLIDRVEELVPGEMAVAKRNVTINEAVFNGHFPNNPVLPGALIVESLAQTGAVALLSQEDFKGKTAYFGGIESAEFRKVVRPGDTMRLEVHLEKVRGHIGLGKGVATVDGKRACTAELTFFID is encoded by the coding sequence ATGAGTAAGGTAATGCTTGATAGTACGGCAATTCAAAAGATTATCCCGCACCGCTACCCAATGCTTTTGATCGACCGGGTCGAAGAATTGGTGCCGGGGGAAATGGCGGTTGCCAAGCGCAACGTCACGATCAACGAAGCGGTCTTTAATGGCCACTTCCCAAACAACCCGGTGTTACCGGGAGCCTTAATCGTGGAATCACTGGCCCAAACTGGGGCGGTGGCCCTCTTATCCCAAGAGGATTTCAAGGGCAAGACGGCCTACTTCGGCGGGATCGAATCCGCTGAATTTCGGAAGGTGGTACGCCCCGGCGATACTATGAGGTTAGAGGTCCACTTGGAAAAGGTCCGCGGCCACATTGGCCTGGGCAAGGGAGTGGCAACCGTCGATGGCAAGCGAGCTTGCACGGCGGAACTGACCTTCTTCATTGACTAA
- the accC gene encoding acetyl-CoA carboxylase biotin carboxylase subunit, producing the protein MFAKVLVANRGEIAVRIIRSLREQGIKAVAIYSTADRDSLHVQLADEAVCVGGPRPQDSYLNMKNILAAAIGTGAQAIHPGFGFLSENATFAQMCDAVGITFIGPKAATIDLMGNKEHAREQMQKAGVPVIPGSDGYVQDAQTALAVANKIGYPILLKAAAGGGGKGIRKIEQASDLEKAFSEAQAEARVSFNDDRMYLEKIMENVKHIEVQVFRDRFGNAVYFPERDCSLQRNKQKVIEESPCSLISEDKRRELGEIAVRAVNGIDYLNTGTLEFLMDQDQNFYFMEMNTRIQVEHTVTEMVTGIDLVKAQLVVAAGEALPFAQADIKAQGVAIECRINAEDPKRGFFPSTGKVTYLYLPVGNLGMRIDTALYPGVTVSPYYDSMVAKVIAHGNDRQEAISRLRRLLNEMVITGITTNQNFHLAILNDPVFNEATFTTNYLEQEFLPRWKGELASETLQGEKHP; encoded by the coding sequence ATGTTTGCGAAGGTTTTAGTAGCTAACCGGGGGGAAATTGCGGTCCGCATTATCCGTTCCTTGAGGGAACAGGGAATCAAAGCGGTGGCGATTTATTCGACCGCTGACCGCGACAGCCTTCACGTTCAGCTTGCTGATGAAGCGGTGTGTGTGGGGGGGCCCCGCCCGCAAGACTCCTACCTCAATATGAAAAACATCCTGGCCGCCGCCATTGGAACCGGGGCCCAGGCGATTCACCCCGGCTTTGGTTTCCTGTCCGAAAACGCCACCTTTGCCCAAATGTGTGATGCCGTCGGGATTACCTTTATCGGTCCCAAGGCCGCCACAATTGATTTGATGGGGAATAAAGAGCACGCCAGAGAGCAAATGCAAAAGGCGGGTGTGCCGGTGATTCCGGGGTCGGATGGGTACGTTCAAGATGCCCAGACTGCCCTAGCGGTGGCCAACAAGATTGGTTACCCGATTTTGCTGAAGGCCGCTGCCGGTGGTGGTGGCAAGGGGATCCGAAAGATCGAACAGGCCAGCGACTTGGAGAAGGCCTTTAGTGAGGCCCAGGCTGAGGCACGGGTATCCTTTAACGACGACCGGATGTACCTGGAAAAGATCATGGAAAACGTTAAGCACATTGAGGTACAGGTATTCCGTGATCGCTTTGGTAATGCCGTTTACTTCCCGGAACGTGACTGTTCCCTGCAGCGTAATAAGCAAAAGGTGATCGAAGAAAGCCCGTGCTCGTTAATTTCAGAAGATAAGCGGCGTGAGTTAGGTGAGATCGCCGTGCGGGCCGTCAACGGAATTGATTACCTCAACACTGGGACCCTGGAATTTTTGATGGACCAGGACCAGAACTTCTACTTCATGGAAATGAACACCCGGATCCAAGTTGAGCACACGGTTACGGAAATGGTGACGGGAATAGACCTAGTCAAGGCGCAACTAGTGGTGGCGGCTGGGGAAGCCCTACCGTTTGCCCAAGCTGACATCAAGGCCCAAGGGGTCGCCATCGAATGCCGGATCAATGCTGAGGATCCAAAGCGGGGCTTTTTCCCGTCAACCGGGAAGGTCACTTACTTATACCTACCAGTTGGTAACCTCGGGATGCGAATCGACACCGCCTTGTACCCGGGGGTAACCGTCAGCCCATATTATGACTCGATGGTGGCGAAGGTAATTGCCCATGGTAACGACCGTCAGGAGGCCATTTCGCGCCTGAGGCGGTTGTTAAATGAAATGGTAATTACCGGGATCACGACCAACCAGAATTTCCACCTGGCGATTCTAAACGATCCGGTCTTTAATGAAGCCACCTTTACGACTAACTACTTAGAACAAGAATTTTTGCCACGCTGGAAGGGGGAATTGGCAAGTGAAACTCTACAAGGCGAAAAACACCCTTAG
- a CDS encoding acetyl-CoA carboxylase carboxyltransferase subunit beta — translation MKLYKAKNTLSERHVQADRTADAKVPDDLWRTCPKCQRTLFAAQMDEYATCPGCGYGFRISANQRLSWLVDSAVPMDTALQTQDPLNFPGYEGKLKKAQEKSGLNDSVWTGRARIGDVDFNLGIMDPTFIMGSLGTITGEKITRLFEDATKNQRPVVLFTASGGARMQEGIMSLMQMAKVSTAIAEHDAAGLLYIVVLTDPTTGGVTASFAMEGDIILAEPRALVGFAGRRVIEQTTHTEIPADLQDAENVLKHGFIDHIVTRQDEKTTLAWLMKYGGKQND, via the coding sequence GTGAAACTCTACAAGGCGAAAAACACCCTTAGTGAGCGCCACGTTCAAGCTGACCGAACGGCCGACGCCAAGGTCCCCGATGACCTGTGGCGGACCTGTCCAAAGTGCCAGCGGACCTTATTTGCCGCCCAGATGGATGAGTACGCTACGTGCCCGGGCTGCGGGTACGGGTTTCGGATTAGTGCTAACCAGCGGCTGAGTTGGCTGGTGGATTCCGCGGTGCCAATGGACACGGCTTTACAAACTCAAGACCCCTTAAATTTCCCGGGTTATGAGGGGAAATTGAAAAAGGCCCAGGAAAAGTCCGGCCTCAATGATTCGGTTTGGACTGGCCGTGCCCGGATTGGTGACGTTGACTTTAACTTAGGGATCATGGACCCGACCTTTATTATGGGTTCCTTGGGGACGATTACCGGCGAAAAGATTACCCGCCTGTTTGAAGACGCCACGAAAAACCAGCGTCCGGTCGTCCTCTTCACCGCCTCCGGAGGGGCCCGAATGCAAGAGGGGATTATGTCCTTGATGCAGATGGCCAAGGTTTCAACGGCGATTGCTGAACACGATGCCGCCGGCTTGCTGTACATTGTGGTCTTAACCGACCCAACCACGGGTGGGGTGACGGCCAGTTTTGCCATGGAGGGGGACATAATTTTGGCTGAACCGCGGGCCTTAGTTGGCTTTGCCGGCCGCCGGGTGATCGAACAAACCACGCACACGGAAATCCCGGCCGACTTACAGGATGCCGAAAACGTCTTAAAGCACGGTTTCATCGATCACATCGTTACCCGCCAGGATGAAAAGACGACCTTAGCCTGGTTAATGAAGTACGGGGGGAAGCAAAATGACTAA
- the accA gene encoding acetyl-CoA carboxylase carboxyltransferase subunit alpha, with protein MTKENAYAIVQAARSAGKVTGLEIINQLFDNFFELHGDRNGTDDPAIIGGLATYHGRPVTVITTDRGKTVGQRVAKHFGSPAPGGYRKALRLIENAAKFHRPVIALVNTAGAYPGQSAEEQGQGSAIAQNLLKISQAKTPLITLIYGEGGSGGALALACGDEIWMLEKSTYSVLSPEGFASILWKDSSRAPEAAAVMKMTPQALLEQGVIEGIIEETTDHQATIQNIDVVLEKQLATLAQLTPEELLKRRRARYRKF; from the coding sequence ATGACTAAGGAAAACGCTTATGCCATTGTTCAAGCCGCCCGTAGCGCCGGGAAGGTGACGGGGCTAGAGATCATCAACCAACTCTTTGATAACTTCTTTGAGCTGCACGGGGACCGCAACGGGACCGATGACCCGGCGATCATTGGGGGGCTAGCCACCTATCACGGCCGCCCAGTTACGGTGATCACCACCGACCGTGGGAAGACGGTTGGTCAACGGGTTGCCAAGCACTTTGGGAGCCCGGCACCTGGTGGCTACCGGAAGGCCCTGCGCTTAATTGAAAACGCCGCTAAGTTCCACCGGCCGGTGATTGCCTTGGTCAACACGGCGGGAGCCTACCCGGGCCAATCCGCCGAAGAACAGGGGCAAGGATCGGCAATTGCCCAAAACCTGCTCAAGATTAGTCAGGCTAAGACCCCACTGATCACCCTGATCTACGGGGAAGGGGGCAGTGGGGGCGCCTTAGCCCTGGCCTGTGGCGATGAGATCTGGATGCTAGAAAAGAGCACCTACTCCGTCCTTTCGCCGGAGGGTTTTGCTTCGATCCTGTGGAAGGATAGTAGTCGGGCACCGGAAGCGGCCGCCGTCATGAAGATGACCCCCCAGGCACTCCTTGAACAAGGGGTGATTGAAGGGATCATCGAAGAAACAACTGATCACCAAGCAACCATTCAAAACATTGATGTTGTCTTAGAAAAACAACTTGCAACGCTGGCCCAGCTGACGCCCGAGGAACTCCTCAAGCGGCGCCGGGCACGATACAGAAAGTTTTAG
- the fabI gene encoding enoyl-ACP reductase FabI has product MEGLLANKTIVVMGVANRRSIAWGCVQEMEKQGATVIYTYNRERTLKRLTKLVGEEKADRMIQCDVASDESIQRAFQQIGEQFGQLDGVVHSVAFANPAELGGEMTDVSREGYALAQDVSAYSLIAVCRAAAPLLKNPASVVTMSYFGAERAIPNYNVMGVAKAALEANVRYLARDMGKNGVRVNAISAGALKTLAVTGIQGHGELLAMSKARTVDGKDVTIEEVGGTATFLMSDLSTGVTGDVIYVDKGVHLI; this is encoded by the coding sequence ATGGAAGGATTATTAGCGAACAAGACGATTGTGGTGATGGGGGTTGCCAACCGTCGTTCGATTGCTTGGGGTTGTGTCCAGGAAATGGAAAAGCAAGGGGCTACGGTAATTTACACCTACAACCGGGAACGGACCTTAAAGCGCCTGACTAAGCTAGTGGGCGAAGAAAAGGCCGACCGGATGATTCAATGTGACGTGGCCAGTGATGAAAGCATTCAACGGGCCTTTCAACAGATTGGTGAACAATTCGGCCAACTGGACGGGGTGGTTCATTCCGTTGCCTTTGCCAACCCGGCTGAACTAGGTGGGGAAATGACCGACGTTTCACGCGAGGGTTACGCCCTGGCCCAAGACGTTTCGGCCTACTCCTTAATCGCCGTTTGCCGGGCCGCAGCCCCGTTGCTAAAGAACCCAGCTAGCGTGGTCACGATGTCGTACTTTGGGGCCGAACGGGCGATCCCTAACTATAACGTGATGGGGGTAGCCAAGGCGGCTCTAGAGGCCAACGTCCGCTATTTAGCGCGTGACATGGGTAAAAATGGGGTGCGGGTCAACGCCATTTCGGCTGGCGCCCTGAAGACCTTAGCGGTGACGGGGATTCAAGGACATGGTGAATTATTGGCCATGTCGAAGGCCCGGACCGTCGATGGCAAGGATGTTACGATCGAAGAGGTGGGCGGCACCGCCACCTTCTTAATGAGCGATCTGTCCACCGGGGTGACCGGTGACGTAATTTACGTTGACAAAGGTGTCCACTTAATTTAA
- a CDS encoding biotin transporter BioY encodes MTQSRTRITELTRAGMVLAVIIVLAFFPGIPVGILPAPIVLQNAGIMLAGELLGAKKGTLVMVCFFILVAVGMPFLTGGAGGVAVFFSASAGYFVGWLLAPAIIASIMNLKANPSWLWEFFAVLIGGVLFINLAGSIGLVFITHISFKAALIGSVVYMPGDLLKAILCVTISQQLHRVGWR; translated from the coding sequence ATGACGCAAAGTCGTACACGTATAACTGAATTAACCCGGGCCGGGATGGTCCTAGCCGTAATTATTGTTTTAGCCTTCTTCCCGGGGATCCCAGTGGGTATTTTGCCGGCCCCAATTGTGTTGCAAAACGCCGGGATCATGCTGGCGGGTGAATTATTGGGGGCCAAGAAGGGGACCTTGGTCATGGTTTGTTTCTTTATCCTGGTGGCCGTTGGGATGCCATTTTTAACCGGTGGTGCCGGCGGGGTCGCCGTCTTCTTCAGTGCCTCAGCGGGTTACTTTGTTGGCTGGCTCTTGGCCCCGGCGATCATCGCATCGATCATGAACCTCAAGGCCAACCCATCTTGGTTATGGGAGTTCTTCGCCGTTTTAATCGGTGGGGTACTCTTCATCAACTTAGCGGGTTCAATTGGGTTAGTCTTCATTACCCACATTAGCTTCAAGGCTGCCCTGATTGGGAGCGTCGTCTACATGCCGGGGGACTTGTTGAAGGCCATCTTGTGCGTAACGATTAGCCAACAGCTCCACCGGGTGGGGTGGCGTTAA
- a CDS encoding biotin--[acetyl-CoA-carboxylase] ligase, with amino-acid sequence MATKERLLAHLLSAPNQWFSGQSLADQLGVSRESVWKAIRSLQQAGYQIDSDRKRGYCYRGTAKMLAPVIELGLGTTKVKLVVEEELESTQTTARQLLATGDSTAPLVVIADHQIGAYGRRGRAFYAPKATGLYMTIGVPNVTFPGQPGLLTTGVAVTVATVLKRFFPAQRLSYKWVNDLYLGHQKVVGILTEMQTDLEATSQTSLVIGIGINLTTKEFPADLKEKVTGIDPAATVDRNRLAAELIEAVLSDLPDYSQGIFLPEYRAHSLILGRSVSLQIGQTTFSGIAQNIDDQGQLVVRAPNGQLRTFSSGEVTKVNF; translated from the coding sequence ATGGCGACCAAAGAACGGCTATTAGCCCACTTACTTTCAGCGCCAAACCAGTGGTTTTCCGGTCAGAGCCTAGCCGACCAATTAGGCGTTAGCCGGGAGTCGGTTTGGAAGGCAATTCGTTCCCTCCAACAGGCCGGCTACCAAATTGATTCGGACCGCAAACGGGGTTATTGTTACCGGGGGACTGCTAAAATGTTGGCACCCGTAATTGAACTGGGCCTAGGCACCACGAAGGTAAAACTAGTGGTGGAAGAGGAACTCGAATCAACCCAAACCACGGCCCGGCAACTACTAGCAACGGGAGATTCGACCGCCCCCCTCGTTGTGATTGCTGACCACCAAATCGGGGCCTACGGGAGGCGGGGCCGGGCCTTTTATGCCCCGAAAGCCACGGGCCTTTATATGACGATTGGGGTTCCAAACGTTACCTTTCCTGGGCAACCAGGCTTGTTAACGACCGGAGTGGCCGTAACGGTGGCAACCGTCTTAAAACGGTTTTTCCCCGCCCAAAGACTGAGTTACAAGTGGGTCAATGACCTGTACTTGGGACACCAAAAGGTAGTGGGGATTTTAACGGAAATGCAAACCGACCTGGAAGCCACTAGCCAGACCTCTTTGGTAATTGGGATTGGCATTAACTTGACCACTAAGGAATTTCCGGCTGACTTAAAAGAAAAGGTAACCGGAATTGACCCGGCGGCCACGGTTGATCGTAACCGTCTAGCTGCGGAGTTGATCGAAGCAGTCCTAAGCGACCTCCCCGACTATTCCCAAGGGATCTTTTTACCGGAGTACCGGGCACACTCCCTGATTTTGGGGCGGTCGGTAAGCCTTCAAATTGGGCAAACGACCTTTAGCGGAATCGCCCAAAACATTGATGACCAAGGCCAACTAGTGGTTAGGGCGCCTAATGGTCAGCTAAGAACCTTCTCTTCCGGGGAGGTTACTAAGGTCAACTTCTAA